One part of the Falco peregrinus isolate bFalPer1 chromosome 14, bFalPer1.pri, whole genome shotgun sequence genome encodes these proteins:
- the CENPT gene encoding centromere protein T isoform X1: MEQPVLLANLLTELGLGQAQAADAALHLLHLHLQQRNDVALLIQLPQQLLRRGARRQRVRVVRGAALHRALLPHRRREPPGAGPSGRPGPELHLHRQVDGLHIFGRAPCRGLGGGGSTGALGGGGSSSGGGAGAAGGPLRLALVDAAQREYGGDPHQNIPGSGKDKNSGRSTLVKQRPAVFPDLDNDTPRNMLKRIIQTQPQVSPLALRISKHEETEGPVWELPAKRISNMGEMQLPDLVPEDASIATFRMTKKRRKISVSEFERAADERLPQNQARSTLDSSTALARSLSMSLGTVIPPDTVEKRGLLRRPKNRRAIDIEAFEGGVEQNMLKRKAQKYLVDSQTASEIQTTVLTSDVEIMLSNTELFVQPQFDDQSQNKLSVLEPQLLNSKTSAQRSKISDAAQEETRLVGTDTRRTPRNSENLILDHEHAGRMTPLSPGTPANQQEDKHSHSQQSNPMKQLSVSEEVAVGTAEHHANAGYSEDLEKTLREKGELQITVAQDARAEPEVSSSEEGGIAEGSVEHPGSPKAEHEITKSVGGESLDRHSHTSSSEKSGMKLLKEAVEQADELEDQAIKIELDGMEEGPTEDEAEDPESEGDSMKTPTFVRAVAYKPLLSTPHPAKPAAPKLSAPRPAKPAAARSPQQPLQANRVPKGSGVSQRKTSEPEIASSLIKKIFSHYVKMPVARDALKIVQKCSEKYFMQLSNDLEAYIHHAGRKTVEMEDLEVLMRRQGLVTDKMPLHVLIERYFPLEYRKLLIPVAASGNKVIPSK, translated from the exons ATGGAGCAGCCGGTCCTTCTCGCGAATCTCCTCACGGAGCTGGGCCTCGGCCAGGCGCAGGCGGCGGATGCTGCCCTTCATCTCCTTCATCTTCACCTCCAGCAGCGCAATGATGTCGCGCTGCTCATTCAacttcctcagcagctcctccGACGTGGTGCCCGACGACAGCGAGTACGAGTGGTCCGGGGGGCCGCCCTCCACCGGGCCCTCCTCCCCCACCGCCGCCGGGAGCCTCCCGGGGCCGGGCCCAGCGGTCGCCCCGGACCCGAGCTCCACCTGCACCGTCAGGTCGATGGGCTTCACATCTTCGGCCGCGCCCCCTGCCGGGGCCTCGGTGGGGGCGGCAGCACCGGGGCCCTGGGCggcggtggcagcagcagcggcggcggggcgggggcggcgggcggcccgcTGCGCCTTGCGCTCGTTGACGCCGCGCAGCGGGAATATGGTGGGGACCCGCACCAG AACATACCTGGTTCAGGAAAGGACAAGAATTCTGGCAGAAGCACCTTGGTGAAGCAGAGACCAGCTGTGTTCCCTGATCTTGACAATGACACCCCACGGAATATGCTCAAGAGAATCATCCAGACCC AGCCACAAGTTTCACCTCTGGCACTTAGGATATCTAaacatgaagaaacagaaggacCTGTATGGGAACTCCCAGCTAAGAGGATTTCCAACAT GGGGGAAATGCAACTGCCAGACCTTGTTCCTGAGGATGCATCTATTGCCACATTCCGTATGActaagaagagaaggaaaatcagCGTTTCTGAATTTGAGAGAGCAGCAGATGAACGGCTTCCCCAGAACCAAG CTCGGTCAACGCTGGACAGCAGCACCGCTTTGGCTCG GTCTCTTAGCATGTCTCTTGGTACCGTGATCCCACCAGACACTGTTGAAAAGAGAGGCTTGCTCCGGAGGCCAAAAAATCGCAGAGCTATTGACATAGAAGCTTTTGAAGGTGGAGTGGAACAGAacatgctgaaaagaaaag CACAGAAGTATCTTGTGGACTCACAAACAGCATCTGAGATTCAAACCACCGTGCTGACCAGTGACGTGGAAATCATGCTGAGTAACACAGAGCTCTTTGTTCAGCCTCAGTTTGATGATCAGAGCCAAAATAAGCTTTCTGTTCTTGAACCACAGCTATTGAATTCAAAAACTTCAGCACAGAGAAGCAAGATTTCTGATGCTGCTCAAGAGGAAACAAGGCTGGTGGGCACAGATACAAGAAGGACACCAAGAAATTCTGAGAACTTAATCCTTGATCATGAGCATGCTGGCAGAATGACTCCTCTTTCTCCAGGAACACCTGCAAACCAGCAAGAAGATAAGCACAGTCATTCCCAGCAGAGTAACCCAAtgaaacagctttctgtttcagaagagGTGGCAGTTGGCA CTGCAGAGCATCATGCAAATGCTGGATATTCTGAAGATTTGGAGAAGACActgagggagaaaggagaattGCAGATAACTGTGGCACAGGATGCCAGAGCTGAACCAGAAGTGTCCTCTTCAGAAGAAGGGGGAATAGCAGAAGGCAGTGTTGAACACCCAGGCTCTCCCAAAGCTG AACATGAGATCACCAAAAGTGTTGGAGGTGAAAGTCTGGACAGGCATTCCCACACTTCCTCCTCTGAAAAATCTGGGATGAAGTTATTGAAGGAAGCTGTTGAACAAGCAGATGAGCTAGAGGACCAGGCTATCAAGATAGAATTGGATGGTATGGAAGAAGGGCCCACTGAGGATGAAGCTGAAGACCCTGAGAGTGAAG gGGATTCCATGAAGACACCCACATTTGTCCGTGCTGTAGCCTACAAGCCACTACTGTCAACTCCACATCCTGCAAAACCTGCTGCTCCCAAGTTGTCAGCTCCACGTCCTGcaaaacctgctgctgccag gtCTCCCCAGCAGCCGCTGCAGGCTAACCGTGTTCCAAAGGGCTCGGGTGTgtcacagaggaaaacaagtgaGCCTGAAATAGCAAGCAGTTTGATAAAGAAGATATTTAGCCATTATGTGAAAATGCCAGTGGCCAGAGATGCCCTCAAAATTGTTCAGAAATG ctcagagaaatatttcatgcaGCTAAGCAACGATCTGGAAGCTTACATCCACCATGCGGGCAGGAAGACAGTGGAGATGGAGGACCTGGAAGTCCTCATGAGAAG ACAAGGGCTAGTGACAGACAAGATGCCGCTGCATGTGCTGATCGAGCGTTACTTCCCCCTGGAGTACAGGAAGCTCCTGATTCCAGTTGCTGCGAGTGGAAATAAAGTGATCCCCAGCAAATGA
- the CENPT gene encoding centromere protein T isoform X5, whose translation MADRPPRARRSGHLTARAAAKNIPGSGKDKNSGRSTLVKQRPAVFPDLDNDTPRNMLKRIIQTQPQVSPLALRISKHEETEGPVWELPAKRISNMGEMQLPDLVPEDASIATFRMTKKRRKISVSEFERAADERLPQNQARSTLDSSTALARSLSMSLGTVIPPDTVEKRGLLRRPKNRRAIDIEAFEGGVEQNMLKRKAQKYLVDSQTASEIQTTVLTSDVEIMLSNTELFVQPQFDDQSQNKLSVLEPQLLNSKTSAQRSKISDAAQEETRLVGTDTRRTPRNSENLILDHEHAGRMTPLSPGTPANQQEDKHSHSQQSNPMKQLSVSEEVAVGTAEHHANAGYSEDLEKTLREKGELQITVAQDARAEPEVSSSEEGGIAEGSVEHPGSPKAEHEITKSVGGESLDRHSHTSSSEKSGMKLLKEAVEQADELEDQAIKIELDGMEEGPTEDEAEDPESEGDSMKTPTFVRAVAYKPLLSTPHPAKPAAPKLSAPRPAKPAAARSPQQPLQANRVPKGSGVSQRKTSEPEIASSLIKKIFSHYVKMPVARDALKIVQKCSEKYFMQLSNDLEAYIHHAGRKTVEMEDLEVLMRRQGLVTDKMPLHVLIERYFPLEYRKLLIPVAASGNKVIPSK comes from the exons ATGGCCGACAGGCCCCCTCGGGCCCGCCGCAGTGGCCACCTCACGGCGCGGGCAGCGGCCAAG AACATACCTGGTTCAGGAAAGGACAAGAATTCTGGCAGAAGCACCTTGGTGAAGCAGAGACCAGCTGTGTTCCCTGATCTTGACAATGACACCCCACGGAATATGCTCAAGAGAATCATCCAGACCC AGCCACAAGTTTCACCTCTGGCACTTAGGATATCTAaacatgaagaaacagaaggacCTGTATGGGAACTCCCAGCTAAGAGGATTTCCAACAT GGGGGAAATGCAACTGCCAGACCTTGTTCCTGAGGATGCATCTATTGCCACATTCCGTATGActaagaagagaaggaaaatcagCGTTTCTGAATTTGAGAGAGCAGCAGATGAACGGCTTCCCCAGAACCAAG CTCGGTCAACGCTGGACAGCAGCACCGCTTTGGCTCG GTCTCTTAGCATGTCTCTTGGTACCGTGATCCCACCAGACACTGTTGAAAAGAGAGGCTTGCTCCGGAGGCCAAAAAATCGCAGAGCTATTGACATAGAAGCTTTTGAAGGTGGAGTGGAACAGAacatgctgaaaagaaaag CACAGAAGTATCTTGTGGACTCACAAACAGCATCTGAGATTCAAACCACCGTGCTGACCAGTGACGTGGAAATCATGCTGAGTAACACAGAGCTCTTTGTTCAGCCTCAGTTTGATGATCAGAGCCAAAATAAGCTTTCTGTTCTTGAACCACAGCTATTGAATTCAAAAACTTCAGCACAGAGAAGCAAGATTTCTGATGCTGCTCAAGAGGAAACAAGGCTGGTGGGCACAGATACAAGAAGGACACCAAGAAATTCTGAGAACTTAATCCTTGATCATGAGCATGCTGGCAGAATGACTCCTCTTTCTCCAGGAACACCTGCAAACCAGCAAGAAGATAAGCACAGTCATTCCCAGCAGAGTAACCCAAtgaaacagctttctgtttcagaagagGTGGCAGTTGGCA CTGCAGAGCATCATGCAAATGCTGGATATTCTGAAGATTTGGAGAAGACActgagggagaaaggagaattGCAGATAACTGTGGCACAGGATGCCAGAGCTGAACCAGAAGTGTCCTCTTCAGAAGAAGGGGGAATAGCAGAAGGCAGTGTTGAACACCCAGGCTCTCCCAAAGCTG AACATGAGATCACCAAAAGTGTTGGAGGTGAAAGTCTGGACAGGCATTCCCACACTTCCTCCTCTGAAAAATCTGGGATGAAGTTATTGAAGGAAGCTGTTGAACAAGCAGATGAGCTAGAGGACCAGGCTATCAAGATAGAATTGGATGGTATGGAAGAAGGGCCCACTGAGGATGAAGCTGAAGACCCTGAGAGTGAAG gGGATTCCATGAAGACACCCACATTTGTCCGTGCTGTAGCCTACAAGCCACTACTGTCAACTCCACATCCTGCAAAACCTGCTGCTCCCAAGTTGTCAGCTCCACGTCCTGcaaaacctgctgctgccag gtCTCCCCAGCAGCCGCTGCAGGCTAACCGTGTTCCAAAGGGCTCGGGTGTgtcacagaggaaaacaagtgaGCCTGAAATAGCAAGCAGTTTGATAAAGAAGATATTTAGCCATTATGTGAAAATGCCAGTGGCCAGAGATGCCCTCAAAATTGTTCAGAAATG ctcagagaaatatttcatgcaGCTAAGCAACGATCTGGAAGCTTACATCCACCATGCGGGCAGGAAGACAGTGGAGATGGAGGACCTGGAAGTCCTCATGAGAAG ACAAGGGCTAGTGACAGACAAGATGCCGCTGCATGTGCTGATCGAGCGTTACTTCCCCCTGGAGTACAGGAAGCTCCTGATTCCAGTTGCTGCGAGTGGAAATAAAGTGATCCCCAGCAAATGA
- the CENPT gene encoding centromere protein T isoform X3 has protein sequence MEQPVLLANLLTELGLGQAQAADAALHLLHLHLQQRNDVALLIQLPQQLLRRGARRQRVRVVRGAALHRALLPHRRREPPGAGPSGRPGPELHLHRQVDGLHIFGRAPCRGLGGGGSTGALGGGGSSSGGGAGAAGGPLRLALVDAAQREYGGDPHQNIPGSGKDKNSGRSTLVKQRPAVFPDLDNDTPRNMLKRIIQTQPQVSPLALRISKHEETEGPVWELPAKRISNMGEMQLPDLVPEDASIATFRMTKKRRKISVSEFERAADERLPQNQARSTLDSSTALARSLSMSLGTVIPPDTVEKRGLLRRPKNRRAIDIEAFEGGVEQNMLKRKAQKYLVDSQTASEIQTTVLTSDVEIMLSNTELFVQPQFDDQSQNKLSVLEPQLLNSKTSAQRSKISDAAQEETRLVGTDTRRTPRNSENLILDHEHAGRMTPLSPGTPANQQEDKHSHSQQSNPMKQLSVSEEVAVGKHEITKSVGGESLDRHSHTSSSEKSGMKLLKEAVEQADELEDQAIKIELDGMEEGPTEDEAEDPESEGDSMKTPTFVRAVAYKPLLSTPHPAKPAAPKLSAPRPAKPAAARSPQQPLQANRVPKGSGVSQRKTSEPEIASSLIKKIFSHYVKMPVARDALKIVQKCSEKYFMQLSNDLEAYIHHAGRKTVEMEDLEVLMRRQGLVTDKMPLHVLIERYFPLEYRKLLIPVAASGNKVIPSK, from the exons ATGGAGCAGCCGGTCCTTCTCGCGAATCTCCTCACGGAGCTGGGCCTCGGCCAGGCGCAGGCGGCGGATGCTGCCCTTCATCTCCTTCATCTTCACCTCCAGCAGCGCAATGATGTCGCGCTGCTCATTCAacttcctcagcagctcctccGACGTGGTGCCCGACGACAGCGAGTACGAGTGGTCCGGGGGGCCGCCCTCCACCGGGCCCTCCTCCCCCACCGCCGCCGGGAGCCTCCCGGGGCCGGGCCCAGCGGTCGCCCCGGACCCGAGCTCCACCTGCACCGTCAGGTCGATGGGCTTCACATCTTCGGCCGCGCCCCCTGCCGGGGCCTCGGTGGGGGCGGCAGCACCGGGGCCCTGGGCggcggtggcagcagcagcggcggcggggcgggggcggcgggcggcccgcTGCGCCTTGCGCTCGTTGACGCCGCGCAGCGGGAATATGGTGGGGACCCGCACCAG AACATACCTGGTTCAGGAAAGGACAAGAATTCTGGCAGAAGCACCTTGGTGAAGCAGAGACCAGCTGTGTTCCCTGATCTTGACAATGACACCCCACGGAATATGCTCAAGAGAATCATCCAGACCC AGCCACAAGTTTCACCTCTGGCACTTAGGATATCTAaacatgaagaaacagaaggacCTGTATGGGAACTCCCAGCTAAGAGGATTTCCAACAT GGGGGAAATGCAACTGCCAGACCTTGTTCCTGAGGATGCATCTATTGCCACATTCCGTATGActaagaagagaaggaaaatcagCGTTTCTGAATTTGAGAGAGCAGCAGATGAACGGCTTCCCCAGAACCAAG CTCGGTCAACGCTGGACAGCAGCACCGCTTTGGCTCG GTCTCTTAGCATGTCTCTTGGTACCGTGATCCCACCAGACACTGTTGAAAAGAGAGGCTTGCTCCGGAGGCCAAAAAATCGCAGAGCTATTGACATAGAAGCTTTTGAAGGTGGAGTGGAACAGAacatgctgaaaagaaaag CACAGAAGTATCTTGTGGACTCACAAACAGCATCTGAGATTCAAACCACCGTGCTGACCAGTGACGTGGAAATCATGCTGAGTAACACAGAGCTCTTTGTTCAGCCTCAGTTTGATGATCAGAGCCAAAATAAGCTTTCTGTTCTTGAACCACAGCTATTGAATTCAAAAACTTCAGCACAGAGAAGCAAGATTTCTGATGCTGCTCAAGAGGAAACAAGGCTGGTGGGCACAGATACAAGAAGGACACCAAGAAATTCTGAGAACTTAATCCTTGATCATGAGCATGCTGGCAGAATGACTCCTCTTTCTCCAGGAACACCTGCAAACCAGCAAGAAGATAAGCACAGTCATTCCCAGCAGAGTAACCCAAtgaaacagctttctgtttcagaagagGTGGCAGTTGGCA AACATGAGATCACCAAAAGTGTTGGAGGTGAAAGTCTGGACAGGCATTCCCACACTTCCTCCTCTGAAAAATCTGGGATGAAGTTATTGAAGGAAGCTGTTGAACAAGCAGATGAGCTAGAGGACCAGGCTATCAAGATAGAATTGGATGGTATGGAAGAAGGGCCCACTGAGGATGAAGCTGAAGACCCTGAGAGTGAAG gGGATTCCATGAAGACACCCACATTTGTCCGTGCTGTAGCCTACAAGCCACTACTGTCAACTCCACATCCTGCAAAACCTGCTGCTCCCAAGTTGTCAGCTCCACGTCCTGcaaaacctgctgctgccag gtCTCCCCAGCAGCCGCTGCAGGCTAACCGTGTTCCAAAGGGCTCGGGTGTgtcacagaggaaaacaagtgaGCCTGAAATAGCAAGCAGTTTGATAAAGAAGATATTTAGCCATTATGTGAAAATGCCAGTGGCCAGAGATGCCCTCAAAATTGTTCAGAAATG ctcagagaaatatttcatgcaGCTAAGCAACGATCTGGAAGCTTACATCCACCATGCGGGCAGGAAGACAGTGGAGATGGAGGACCTGGAAGTCCTCATGAGAAG ACAAGGGCTAGTGACAGACAAGATGCCGCTGCATGTGCTGATCGAGCGTTACTTCCCCCTGGAGTACAGGAAGCTCCTGATTCCAGTTGCTGCGAGTGGAAATAAAGTGATCCCCAGCAAATGA
- the CENPT gene encoding centromere protein T isoform X2, with amino-acid sequence MEQPVLLANLLTELGLGQAQAADAALHLLHLHLQQRNDVALLIQLPQQLLRRGARRQRVRVVRGAALHRALLPHRRREPPGAGPSGRPGPELHLHRQVDGLHIFGRAPCRGLGGGGSTGALGGGGSSSGGGAGAAGGPLRLALVDAAQREYGGDPHQNIPGSGKDKNSGRSTLVKQRPAVFPDLDNDTPRNMLKRIIQTQPQVSPLALRISKHEETEGPVWELPAKRISNMGEMQLPDLVPEDASIATFRMTKKRRKISVSEFERAADERLPQNQARSTLDSSTALARSLSMSLGTVIPPDTVEKRGLLRRPKNRRAIDIEAFEGGVEQNMLKRKAQKYLVDSQTASEIQTTVLTSDVEIMLSNTELFVQPQFDDQSQNKLSVLEPQLLNSKTSAQRSKISDAAQEETRLVGTDTRRTPRNSENLILDHEHAGRMTPLSPGTPANQQEDKHSHSQQSNPMKQLSVSEEVAVGTAEHHANAGYSEDLEKTLREKGELQITVAQDARAEPEVSSSEEGGIAEGSVEHPGSPKAEHEITKSVGGESLDRHSHTSSSEKSGMKLLKEAVEQADELEDQAIKIELDGMEEGPTEDEAEDPESEGDSMKTPTFVRAVAYKPLLSTPHPAKPAAPKSPQQPLQANRVPKGSGVSQRKTSEPEIASSLIKKIFSHYVKMPVARDALKIVQKCSEKYFMQLSNDLEAYIHHAGRKTVEMEDLEVLMRRQGLVTDKMPLHVLIERYFPLEYRKLLIPVAASGNKVIPSK; translated from the exons ATGGAGCAGCCGGTCCTTCTCGCGAATCTCCTCACGGAGCTGGGCCTCGGCCAGGCGCAGGCGGCGGATGCTGCCCTTCATCTCCTTCATCTTCACCTCCAGCAGCGCAATGATGTCGCGCTGCTCATTCAacttcctcagcagctcctccGACGTGGTGCCCGACGACAGCGAGTACGAGTGGTCCGGGGGGCCGCCCTCCACCGGGCCCTCCTCCCCCACCGCCGCCGGGAGCCTCCCGGGGCCGGGCCCAGCGGTCGCCCCGGACCCGAGCTCCACCTGCACCGTCAGGTCGATGGGCTTCACATCTTCGGCCGCGCCCCCTGCCGGGGCCTCGGTGGGGGCGGCAGCACCGGGGCCCTGGGCggcggtggcagcagcagcggcggcggggcgggggcggcgggcggcccgcTGCGCCTTGCGCTCGTTGACGCCGCGCAGCGGGAATATGGTGGGGACCCGCACCAG AACATACCTGGTTCAGGAAAGGACAAGAATTCTGGCAGAAGCACCTTGGTGAAGCAGAGACCAGCTGTGTTCCCTGATCTTGACAATGACACCCCACGGAATATGCTCAAGAGAATCATCCAGACCC AGCCACAAGTTTCACCTCTGGCACTTAGGATATCTAaacatgaagaaacagaaggacCTGTATGGGAACTCCCAGCTAAGAGGATTTCCAACAT GGGGGAAATGCAACTGCCAGACCTTGTTCCTGAGGATGCATCTATTGCCACATTCCGTATGActaagaagagaaggaaaatcagCGTTTCTGAATTTGAGAGAGCAGCAGATGAACGGCTTCCCCAGAACCAAG CTCGGTCAACGCTGGACAGCAGCACCGCTTTGGCTCG GTCTCTTAGCATGTCTCTTGGTACCGTGATCCCACCAGACACTGTTGAAAAGAGAGGCTTGCTCCGGAGGCCAAAAAATCGCAGAGCTATTGACATAGAAGCTTTTGAAGGTGGAGTGGAACAGAacatgctgaaaagaaaag CACAGAAGTATCTTGTGGACTCACAAACAGCATCTGAGATTCAAACCACCGTGCTGACCAGTGACGTGGAAATCATGCTGAGTAACACAGAGCTCTTTGTTCAGCCTCAGTTTGATGATCAGAGCCAAAATAAGCTTTCTGTTCTTGAACCACAGCTATTGAATTCAAAAACTTCAGCACAGAGAAGCAAGATTTCTGATGCTGCTCAAGAGGAAACAAGGCTGGTGGGCACAGATACAAGAAGGACACCAAGAAATTCTGAGAACTTAATCCTTGATCATGAGCATGCTGGCAGAATGACTCCTCTTTCTCCAGGAACACCTGCAAACCAGCAAGAAGATAAGCACAGTCATTCCCAGCAGAGTAACCCAAtgaaacagctttctgtttcagaagagGTGGCAGTTGGCA CTGCAGAGCATCATGCAAATGCTGGATATTCTGAAGATTTGGAGAAGACActgagggagaaaggagaattGCAGATAACTGTGGCACAGGATGCCAGAGCTGAACCAGAAGTGTCCTCTTCAGAAGAAGGGGGAATAGCAGAAGGCAGTGTTGAACACCCAGGCTCTCCCAAAGCTG AACATGAGATCACCAAAAGTGTTGGAGGTGAAAGTCTGGACAGGCATTCCCACACTTCCTCCTCTGAAAAATCTGGGATGAAGTTATTGAAGGAAGCTGTTGAACAAGCAGATGAGCTAGAGGACCAGGCTATCAAGATAGAATTGGATGGTATGGAAGAAGGGCCCACTGAGGATGAAGCTGAAGACCCTGAGAGTGAAG gGGATTCCATGAAGACACCCACATTTGTCCGTGCTGTAGCCTACAAGCCACTACTGTCAACTCCACATCCTGCAAAACCTGCTGCTCCCAA gtCTCCCCAGCAGCCGCTGCAGGCTAACCGTGTTCCAAAGGGCTCGGGTGTgtcacagaggaaaacaagtgaGCCTGAAATAGCAAGCAGTTTGATAAAGAAGATATTTAGCCATTATGTGAAAATGCCAGTGGCCAGAGATGCCCTCAAAATTGTTCAGAAATG ctcagagaaatatttcatgcaGCTAAGCAACGATCTGGAAGCTTACATCCACCATGCGGGCAGGAAGACAGTGGAGATGGAGGACCTGGAAGTCCTCATGAGAAG ACAAGGGCTAGTGACAGACAAGATGCCGCTGCATGTGCTGATCGAGCGTTACTTCCCCCTGGAGTACAGGAAGCTCCTGATTCCAGTTGCTGCGAGTGGAAATAAAGTGATCCCCAGCAAATGA
- the CENPT gene encoding centromere protein T isoform X4 — protein sequence MEQPVLLANLLTELGLGQAQAADAALHLLHLHLQQRNDVALLIQLPQQLLRRGARRQRVRVVRGAALHRALLPHRRREPPGAGPSGRPGPELHLHRQVDGLHIFGRAPCRGLGGGGSTGALGGGGSSSGGGAGAAGGPLRLALVDAAQREYGGDPHQNIPGSGKDKNSGRSTLVKQRPAVFPDLDNDTPRNMLKRIIQTQPQVSPLALRISKHEETEGPVWELPAKRISNMGEMQLPDLVPEDASIATFRMTKKRRKISVSEFERAADERLPQNQARSTLDSSTALARSLSMSLGTVIPPDTVEKRGLLRRPKNRRAIDIEAFEGGVEQNMLKRKAQKYLVDSQTASEIQTTVLTSDVEIMLSNTELFVQPQFDDQSQNKLSVLEPQLLNSKTSAQRSKISDAAQEETRLVGTDTRRTPRNSENLILDHEHAGRMTPLSPGTPANQQEDKHSHSQQSNPMKQLSVSEEVAVGTAEHHANAGYSEDLEKTLREKGELQITVAQDARAEPEVSSSEEGGIAEGSVEHPGSPKAEHEITKSVGGESLDRHSHTSSSEKSGMKLLKEAVEQADELEDQAIKIELDGMEEGPTEDEAEDPESEGDSMKTPTFVRAVAYKPLLSTPHPAKPAAPKLSAPRPAKPAAARSPQQPLQANRVPKGSGVSQRKTSEPEIASSLIKKIFSHYVKMPVARDALKIVQK from the exons ATGGAGCAGCCGGTCCTTCTCGCGAATCTCCTCACGGAGCTGGGCCTCGGCCAGGCGCAGGCGGCGGATGCTGCCCTTCATCTCCTTCATCTTCACCTCCAGCAGCGCAATGATGTCGCGCTGCTCATTCAacttcctcagcagctcctccGACGTGGTGCCCGACGACAGCGAGTACGAGTGGTCCGGGGGGCCGCCCTCCACCGGGCCCTCCTCCCCCACCGCCGCCGGGAGCCTCCCGGGGCCGGGCCCAGCGGTCGCCCCGGACCCGAGCTCCACCTGCACCGTCAGGTCGATGGGCTTCACATCTTCGGCCGCGCCCCCTGCCGGGGCCTCGGTGGGGGCGGCAGCACCGGGGCCCTGGGCggcggtggcagcagcagcggcggcggggcgggggcggcgggcggcccgcTGCGCCTTGCGCTCGTTGACGCCGCGCAGCGGGAATATGGTGGGGACCCGCACCAG AACATACCTGGTTCAGGAAAGGACAAGAATTCTGGCAGAAGCACCTTGGTGAAGCAGAGACCAGCTGTGTTCCCTGATCTTGACAATGACACCCCACGGAATATGCTCAAGAGAATCATCCAGACCC AGCCACAAGTTTCACCTCTGGCACTTAGGATATCTAaacatgaagaaacagaaggacCTGTATGGGAACTCCCAGCTAAGAGGATTTCCAACAT GGGGGAAATGCAACTGCCAGACCTTGTTCCTGAGGATGCATCTATTGCCACATTCCGTATGActaagaagagaaggaaaatcagCGTTTCTGAATTTGAGAGAGCAGCAGATGAACGGCTTCCCCAGAACCAAG CTCGGTCAACGCTGGACAGCAGCACCGCTTTGGCTCG GTCTCTTAGCATGTCTCTTGGTACCGTGATCCCACCAGACACTGTTGAAAAGAGAGGCTTGCTCCGGAGGCCAAAAAATCGCAGAGCTATTGACATAGAAGCTTTTGAAGGTGGAGTGGAACAGAacatgctgaaaagaaaag CACAGAAGTATCTTGTGGACTCACAAACAGCATCTGAGATTCAAACCACCGTGCTGACCAGTGACGTGGAAATCATGCTGAGTAACACAGAGCTCTTTGTTCAGCCTCAGTTTGATGATCAGAGCCAAAATAAGCTTTCTGTTCTTGAACCACAGCTATTGAATTCAAAAACTTCAGCACAGAGAAGCAAGATTTCTGATGCTGCTCAAGAGGAAACAAGGCTGGTGGGCACAGATACAAGAAGGACACCAAGAAATTCTGAGAACTTAATCCTTGATCATGAGCATGCTGGCAGAATGACTCCTCTTTCTCCAGGAACACCTGCAAACCAGCAAGAAGATAAGCACAGTCATTCCCAGCAGAGTAACCCAAtgaaacagctttctgtttcagaagagGTGGCAGTTGGCA CTGCAGAGCATCATGCAAATGCTGGATATTCTGAAGATTTGGAGAAGACActgagggagaaaggagaattGCAGATAACTGTGGCACAGGATGCCAGAGCTGAACCAGAAGTGTCCTCTTCAGAAGAAGGGGGAATAGCAGAAGGCAGTGTTGAACACCCAGGCTCTCCCAAAGCTG AACATGAGATCACCAAAAGTGTTGGAGGTGAAAGTCTGGACAGGCATTCCCACACTTCCTCCTCTGAAAAATCTGGGATGAAGTTATTGAAGGAAGCTGTTGAACAAGCAGATGAGCTAGAGGACCAGGCTATCAAGATAGAATTGGATGGTATGGAAGAAGGGCCCACTGAGGATGAAGCTGAAGACCCTGAGAGTGAAG gGGATTCCATGAAGACACCCACATTTGTCCGTGCTGTAGCCTACAAGCCACTACTGTCAACTCCACATCCTGCAAAACCTGCTGCTCCCAAGTTGTCAGCTCCACGTCCTGcaaaacctgctgctgccag gtCTCCCCAGCAGCCGCTGCAGGCTAACCGTGTTCCAAAGGGCTCGGGTGTgtcacagaggaaaacaagtgaGCCTGAAATAGCAAGCAGTTTGATAAAGAAGATATTTAGCCATTATGTGAAAATGCCAGTGGCCAGAGATGCCCTCAAAATTGTTCAGAAATG A